In one Arachis duranensis cultivar V14167 chromosome 9, aradu.V14167.gnm2.J7QH, whole genome shotgun sequence genomic region, the following are encoded:
- the LOC107467870 gene encoding sucrose transport protein SUC5, with protein sequence MEPVVSASTSATKPPPEVQAAEATATMQPAPLRKIMAVASIAAGIQFGWALQLTLLSPYVQILGTPHMWVSFIWFCGPVSGILVQPLVGYHSDRCTSRFGPRRPFIAAGTLAVTFAGFLIAFSADIGHLLGDELVATGEEHKIRPRTIGLVILGFWIIDFANNMLQGPCRALLADLAAGNQSKTKTAYALYTLFMAVGNVLGSAAGSSGGLYRILPFTTTKACHDECADVKTCFMISVLLLVVIVTVNLMYVKEKQLTVSIGKSEKGGMRELLGALQGLKRPMRILLLVTCFNWIAWFPFFEYNTDWMGVEVYGGKDKEQSVYDTGVREGATGMMVNSIVSGGASLGIGVLARGLGGEKRLWGVVNFLLAVCLAMTVPISKIAKHLRRYAVGAGGSLEPLPPSRGVKAAALTLYAVLGIPLAITYCIPFALASIFSTNAGAGQGLSLAVLNLAVVIPQMLMSAVSGPWDKLFGGSNLPSFVVGSVAAAISGILSITLLPSPPPDVKAAITGGGFH encoded by the exons ATGGAGCCTGTCGTCTCTGCTTCCACTTCAGCCACCAAGCCTCCTCCTGAAGTGCAGGCAGCGGAGGCAACTGCCACCATGCAACCTGCCCCACTGCGCAAGATCATGGCGGTGGCCAGCATCGCCGCCGGCATACAGTTCGGCTGGGCCCTACAACTCACACTACTCTCACCCTACGTCCAAATACTCGGAACTCCACACATGTGGGTCTCCTTCATCTGGTTCTGCGGCCCTGTCTCCGGCATCCTCGTCCAGCCCCTCGTCGGCTACCACAGTGACCGCTGCACCTCCCGCTTCGGCCCCCGCCGCCCGTTTATCGCCGCCGGAACCCTAGCCGTCACCTTCGCAGGCTTCTTAATCGCATTCTCTGCCGACATCGGCCACCTCCTCGGTGACGAACTAGTCGCCACCGGAGAGGAGCACAAAATCCGTCCGCGCACCATCGGCCTCGTCATCCTCGGCTTCTGGATCATTGACTTCGCCAACAACATGCTCCAAGGACCGTGCCGCGCTCTCCTGGCCGACCTCGCTGCGGGGAATCAAAGCAAAACGAAAACCGCGTACGCACTCTACACGCTCTTCATGGCGGTCGGAAACGTCCTGGGCTCCGCCGCCGGATCCTCCGGCGGGCTTTACAGAATCCTGCCTTTCACAACGACGAAAGCATGCCACGACGAGTGCGCGGACGTGAAAACGTGTTTTATGATCTCCGTGTTGCTATTGGTTGTTATTGTAACCGTCAACTTGATGTACGTGAAGGAAAAACAGTTAACGGTTTCCATTGGGAAAAGTGAAAAAGGCGGGATGAGAGAATTATTGGGTGCATTGCAGGGGCTTAAGAGGCCGATGCGGATCCTTTTATTGGTGACGTGTTTCAATTGGATTGCGTGGTTTCCGTTTTTTGAGTACAACACTGACTGGATGGGGGTTGAGGTGTACGGAGGGAAGGATAAGGAGCAGAGTGTGTATGATACTGGGGTCCGCGAGGGTGCCACCGGGATGATGGTGAATTCTATTGTGTCTGGTGGCGCGTCCTTGGGGATTGGTGTGTTGGCGCGTGGGCTTGGTGGCGAGAAGAGGCTATGGGGAGTTGTTAACTTCTTGCTAGCCGTTTGTTTGGCCATGACGGTGCCTATCTCCAAGATAGCCAAACATTTGCGGCGGTATGCGGTGGGTGCTGGCGGATCTCTGGAGCCTCTTCCGCCGTCTCGTGGCGTCAAGGCTGCTGCCTTAACTCTCTACGCCGTCCTTGGAATTCCTCTTGCT ATCACTTACTGCATACCCTTTGCTCTGGCATCTATATTCTCCACCAACGCAGGAGCAGGACAAG GTCTATCCCTGGCAGTTCTCAATCTTGCAGTTGTCATACCACAG ATGTTGATGTCTGCTGTTAGTGGACCATGGGACAAATTGTTTGGTGGCAGTAACCTGCCATCTTTCGTGGTTGGTTCCGTAGCGGCTGCAATCAGTGGCATATTGTCCATAACCTTGCTGCCCTCTCCGCCGCCGGACGTCAAGGCTGCAATCACCGGAGGAGgctttcattaa